In Mangifera indica cultivar Alphonso chromosome 14, CATAS_Mindica_2.1, whole genome shotgun sequence, the DNA window GATGAGAAGCAAAAATTAGACGAATTGTTGAAAGATGCAGGGAGGGTTCGGAACAGAAAATTGAGGTCACTTGTCACCTTTCTTGGCGACAGCAGCCCAAAATAGTAAAAGTAGATGAAATTGAAGTATCATAATTGCTGAGAATGTATATAATTGCGTTTGTAAACCATCTTCTAGGCTGAAATTAGGTTGTTGGTTTGTCCATTCCTTCTGGCAGATACTGAAAAGAAAGAACACCAGATCTTAAAAGAGAGCTGCATTTATACTCAAGTTTGTTAAAATTCCTTCGTCACAATCTTCCTTGTATGTCTTGAACTCTACTTAAGAAAAGGTGTGGTTTCATTATCTCTGTTGGTATGCCTACCTAACTGTCTTTGCCAGAATATTTTAACTATTTCTACTAATGCGCTTGCCCCTTTCTCTATCTCTGTTGGCATATGTGCATTTGTTTTCACTTTATAAACGAAATCATTATCAAATCGGATAAGCATACGAAGACGTGATATACTCATTCGACCTAAAGCTATGTCATATTCAGGAGACCAAACAGTCAAAACGGAGTTTGCAATTGATGTTGCCTCGACTCTTCCCGCTGCTAACCTGTTCATATTTTACGGAATGTACATCAACATAGGTCAATGCTGCATGCGGAAGTTGCAGCCTCAGGATATCTTGTTTTTAAGCTCCTTATTGAACTCGAGTCACCTCATTTTTGGGCTTTACACACCCACTAGGATCCAGACTAACAGGTACATGAGTTGATCTGTCATGTATAACACTATATAGCAAACGCCCAATTGGTCCTGTGTTATGTATCCGAAAAAACCTTGCCCCTTCCTGGTATAGTTGCTGAACATAAACCAGAACTAGCATCAGGAGTAGAGGTTTGAATTTCTTCAATATTTGTGTGTTAAAACCATAGTAAAGATCATTCTGTCCAATATCTATCATATATAGCGCCTAGGAAAAGTCCTTAGGCCTTGGGAGAATGCTCTTGAATGAAGCAGTTGTTCCTGGTTATAGAAATTCACCAAACACATGATCATACATAAACACATTTTGACAACAAATAATGCATCTCCAGGAACTTCCAATTGATGGAAATACAGAAGCATAAGAGGGACTTGAATTGTATAGATTGAGAAATTTGAATGGCAAGTGGAAAGGGCTATAACCACCAGGCCTAACAGAAGAACCTGCAGTTGCAAAATTAGCACCATGCCTGAAATTGGTCCCAATTGAATCCAGACATGTGCGCAGGTATGGTAACAACAGGCTCTCAGCTGCAGTACTGAGCATCGAgattagaaaaagaataaaacatggCACATTTTTTATCATCACGATTAGCCTGCTTACCAATGAAATCTATAATAAGACGACTATCACAAGATCTTCCGGCTGGATGTCCAAAGAAAGTTTCACCATTGGGTGAAGTGACCTGTGACTTTGCTGCAGATATTCCTCCAGTGTCTGAACTTGGGTCCCCAAAGTTATATATAGCTGGAAACTCACAGCCCTAAGCACTGACACTACCCACAAACATCAATCCCAGAACCAAAAATGAAAGCATAATAACCAAATTGAAGGAAAAGGAGACCATGTTAGGCTAAGCAGAAGCAAGAATAACTGCAGTCTCATACCACAAACACACTGTGTGGGAGTCCATACATGTacttagtattattttttaattcaagaaaatcaaaaaGGAGGTACAAGTTGCATTAGAGTATTAATGTTCTGcagattttaaattgaaaagagaCAAAAGTAGGATAGTGAAATGATTACAATGCCTGGCCTTTCTTCTAATTTGATTGTGTTTGTCAGAGAAAGAGGCACTTTCTGATTCATGATCTTTTTTGGAGACTAATAAAGTTAATGCCTACCAACAAGCAAATTTTGGATGGTGTCCACTTGAGGCGAAAGATACATGGTCCCTCCGTTTTATAAGATTAACGTAAGATCCCTTTGGTTAGATGAATTGTTATTGAAgaatatcaatcaaatataatcaaCAGAGAAGCTAAAAATAATTAGGCGAAAACTTTTGTTGCTGCATTTTTGCATCAGTATATCCCCAGGGACTATTTTACATTAATATCAGAGAACAAATCTTGAGCACAAAATTGAAGGATGACAAAAGCGTTTGATTTTGATTcctacacaatttttttttttttaaattttactttaataacTAGCCATCAGAAACAATCTGTATAAAAGAAAATCAGATGAAACAGAAAGAATTTCAAATAAGATAACCTAAATCGGTTTTCCAAATGCTGCAAGGAACACATCAGTTCTTGCTGAAGGTATTTATTGCAGGTTTTCTGATGTAAAGAGTAAAGGTGCTCGGTGAAGAGCAAGTTTCTGCAGGTTGTACTTGGAAACATATCCTGCGCTTGCTAACACACAGGCAGCTTGTGCAGTTGTCTTGAACTCCATGTGGAATTTATAGGTGAAGGGAAAATAATCGTTGGGAGCCTTTTACTTTCCTCGACATGTGGAAAATCAGTGGTGTAGTGAAGTCCGCGGCTTTCATGCCTAGCAAGGGCACTGCTCACTACCAGCTTTGCACAGCAAAAGAGGTTCCTCATTTCACAAGCCTCAATTCCAACCATTGTCTGCTCCCACCCCTGTTCAAACAAGTATGTTTCCCATGTAGCCTCCAACTGAGCTATTTTTTGCTCTGCAGTGTTTAGCCTTGTTGTAGACCGAACAATACCCACATACTTCCACATGATTGACTGCAGTTCTTTTCTCACTTCCCTTGTTTTCCTCAAAATATTGAGCATTGTATAGCTCCCAAGTGATTTTGCCACAATTGGTCTGGCCCAGAAACTCAAAGAACTAAGATCAAGGCTAGAGCTCTTCATGTGATCAATTGAAGGCTGGACAGCTCTTCGTGCAAAAACTAATGCTTCTAGCAAAGAATTGCTAGCTAGCCGGTTTGCTCCATGCAAACCTGTGCATGCAACCTCACCTGCCACATACAGGCCCTGCACGTTTGTCTCCCCTTGAAGCCCAGCTCGGACTCCCCCGCACATGTAATGTGCAGCAGGGACCACTGGGATTGGTTGTTGGGTTATGTCTAGACCATAATTGAGGCATTCAGCAGCTATGTTGGGAAAATGTGACAGGACCTTCTCTCTGGGCTGATGACTTATGTCAAGCAACACATACTTCTCATTCCGCTGCTTAAGCTGGTCATCTATGCCTCTTGCCACCACATCCCTAGGAGCAAGCTCTGCTCTTTCATCATAGAGGGGCATGAACCGTTCCATGCCCAAGTTGTAAAGGATGCCTCCATCACCCCTGACAGCTTCAGTGATGAGAAATGCATTTTCTTGACTTTTGTTTGGTTTCATAGGAAGGCCTTCATCAGCTAAGGCAGTTGGGTGGAACTGAACAAACCTGAGAAAAATAATGATACAACAATTTATAGAACTCTTggacaaatgaaacaaaatctTTAGTGCAATATTTTCCAGTAGACTGGTTTATGTACCATATAACACAGAAACATCATTCCATCAATATGGCTATGAATGAAATAATGGAAACTAAAATAATCCTGAAAATAAACTTACTCCATGTTGGAAATCACCGCTTCGGCTCGGTGGGCCATAGCAATTCCATCTCCAGTGGCCACCTATATAACCAGATAAAATATGACGGTGAATTAGCTAGagtaacctttttttttttttaaaaccaaatatgAGACTGCATAAATTGTTATTACTAATTCCAATCATGATGCAAAAAGAAAAGACATATTTCTAAGTTCAGTAGAAAAAGCCAAAGAGAAACCAAAAGTCTAAATTTATCCCACAAGAAAAAGTTCTTCTCTCTCTATGGtcttcaaatattttttgatttttatccaggaaaaaaagtaaaaaaaatagtaaCCATGAAACGGTCCTCTACTGAGAAGCCACAAACCGTTTACCATAGTTTAAAAACATTAGGACAAAACAATATATGATTATCAAAACTCTCAGATTCTCTCTTACACATAGATACCATAGAAGAGAAAAAACACTTTTGGCCTCCTATGTCAATGAAACAATTTTGAGTAGCAATATACTTGCCATTAATCAGcataaaatataagagagaaCACAGCATGTTTACACATTCACTTGAACAATACATTTCATTATTCACTTGTTTCAAATTCTAGAATTTTTAGCAGTAAGATGCAGGGGACAAAATTTCCCCTTTAAGTTATGGGAACAGAAAGAATTATACATACTGAAGCAAACAAATACTcacaacagaaaaaaaatgaaagcaaaataCCAGAGGATTTGTTGTCGACGGATAGATATGTCCAGCCCCACCTGATGCTAGTAAGGTCACCTTTGAAATAAATCGTATAACCTGATATTGTGACAAAGGTAAAGCACCAGAACATGATGTGAAGTTAATTTGCAAAcagttaacaaaatataatgcTAGAAACAAACTAGTAAAACTGCTCTCACCTCTTGTGTTTCAGTATTTAAAGTGTCAACACCATGGCAAACTGTGTTAGGACCATCCTacaattttaaacaattcaTTTCAGCATTTAATTATGCTGGGTGATTGAAATTACAATGTTAAATCTAAAGAT includes these proteins:
- the LOC123196206 gene encoding L-aspartate oxidase, chloroplastic-like isoform X1 — translated: MIEVLYFFHYLIDISMTTSIAAGSGNLPFGVVGYKGQGCKQASLVSSVALNGCPQRELSWSCGVSKTLLSQKCNFFQSSVSERWKSLKAVSVSACLRDGSTKYFDFAVIGSGVAGLRYALEVAKQGSVAVITKAEPHESNTNYAQGGVSAVLCPSDSVESHMQDTMVAGAYLCDEETVRVVCTEGPDRIRELISMGASFDHGEDGNLHLAREGGHSHCRIVHAADMTGREIERALLEAVVNDPNISVFEHHFAIDLLTSQDGPNTVCHGVDTLNTETQEVIRFISKVTLLASGGAGHIYPSTTNPLVATGDGIAMAHRAEAVISNMEFVQFHPTALADEGLPMKPNKSQENAFLITEAVRGDGGILYNLGMERFMPLYDERAELAPRDVVARGIDDQLKQRNEKYVLLDISHQPREKVLSHFPNIAAECLNYGLDITQQPIPVVPAAHYMCGGVRAGLQGETNVQGLYVAGEVACTGLHGANRLASNSLLEALVFARRAVQPSIDHMKSSSLDLSSLSFWARPIVAKSLGSYTMLNILRKTREVRKELQSIMWKYVGIVRSTTRLNTAEQKIAQLEATWETYLFEQGWEQTMVGIEACEMRNLFCCAKLVVSSALARHESRGLHYTTDFPHVEESKRLPTIIFPSPINSTWSSRQLHKLPVC
- the LOC123196206 gene encoding L-aspartate oxidase, chloroplastic-like isoform X2, whose amino-acid sequence is MTTSIAAGSGNLPFGVVGYKGQGCKQASLVSSVALNGCPQRELSWSCGVSKTLLSQKCNFFQSSVSERWKSLKAVSVSACLRDGSTKYFDFAVIGSGVAGLRYALEVAKQGSVAVITKAEPHESNTNYAQGGVSAVLCPSDSVESHMQDTMVAGAYLCDEETVRVVCTEGPDRIRELISMGASFDHGEDGNLHLAREGGHSHCRIVHAADMTGREIERALLEAVVNDPNISVFEHHFAIDLLTSQDGPNTVCHGVDTLNTETQEVIRFISKVTLLASGGAGHIYPSTTNPLVATGDGIAMAHRAEAVISNMEFVQFHPTALADEGLPMKPNKSQENAFLITEAVRGDGGILYNLGMERFMPLYDERAELAPRDVVARGIDDQLKQRNEKYVLLDISHQPREKVLSHFPNIAAECLNYGLDITQQPIPVVPAAHYMCGGVRAGLQGETNVQGLYVAGEVACTGLHGANRLASNSLLEALVFARRAVQPSIDHMKSSSLDLSSLSFWARPIVAKSLGSYTMLNILRKTREVRKELQSIMWKYVGIVRSTTRLNTAEQKIAQLEATWETYLFEQGWEQTMVGIEACEMRNLFCCAKLVVSSALARHESRGLHYTTDFPHVEESKRLPTIIFPSPINSTWSSRQLHKLPVC